From Mesomycoplasma dispar, a single genomic window includes:
- a CDS encoding FAD synthase translates to MTKVYTYPVLNFNFKNPVFVLGGFESFHLGHLELLKNATKLTDEVVVMLIKDPAKLPKNGNKIFSDLDARIQMMANSGVKNILLFDFDSEFQQLSGEGFVKIFIEYGANFFVVGQNFVFGKNANWGTEELVKLFPKTKIVEHLSDSNSKISTKNLKLFLEFGDFLNLNKLLATNFLVSIKLDQDGKFNWNENLICPAAGFYLAYFVIVEKNVKLPLILQIEFGTFTGKVHFFEKSETNSGFLEIVQQIRYIFSKQSDILKKSDIETAKNFFTKINQT, encoded by the coding sequence TTTGTTCTTGGTGGTTTTGAATCTTTCCACTTGGGTCATTTAGAGTTATTAAAAAATGCTACTAAATTAACAGACGAAGTTGTTGTGATGTTAATTAAGGATCCAGCAAAACTTCCAAAAAACGGCAATAAAATTTTTTCCGATCTCGATGCACGAATTCAGATGATGGCAAATTCAGGCGTGAAAAATATTTTACTTTTTGATTTTGATAGTGAATTTCAGCAACTGAGTGGCGAAGGTTTTGTTAAAATCTTTATTGAATATGGAGCTAATTTTTTTGTTGTTGGACAAAATTTTGTTTTTGGAAAAAATGCTAATTGAGGAACAGAAGAACTTGTTAAATTATTTCCAAAAACAAAAATTGTTGAGCATCTTAGTGATTCAAATAGTAAAATTTCAACAAAAAATCTTAAATTATTCCTAGAATTTGGTGATTTTTTAAATTTGAATAAACTTTTAGCAACTAATTTTTTGGTTAGCATTAAATTAGACCAAGATGGAAAATTTAATTGAAATGAAAATTTAATTTGCCCTGCTGCCGGATTTTACCTTGCCTATTTTGTTATAGTTGAAAAAAATGTAAAATTACCATTAATTTTGCAGATTGAATTTGGAACTTTCACAGGAAAAGTTCATTTTTTTGAAAAAAGTGAAACTAATTCTGGTTTTTTAGAAATTGTTCAACAAATTAGATATATTTTTTCAAAGCAAAGCGATATTTTGAAAAAAAGCGATATTGAAACCGCTAAAAATTTTTTTACAAAAATTAATCAGACTTAA
- a CDS encoding MurR/RpiR family transcriptional regulator encodes MSVLTISKNFKLTHIEKLIIRFIETKPRKFVEQTINELAATLFISVGTITQLTKKLGFNNFKELKKFVIEWLKLEKENNLYNENDQIENINLLYAHSIEKTLAILDVAQIDRIVDSMLEKEKIISFGVGSSLTVATEFANSLRNLHLNSFTANSISEIASWVDKSTNTCLFIFSASMTSKDVIAISKLLKQQQIHTIFITSNIDLEQNHSSEVVYFDALEQNNSAFSVGSKIAQLFIADLITLKAQCKLNSSRSDFFNEFRRVWYKKIKSD; translated from the coding sequence ATGAGCGTTCTAACGATTTCTAAAAATTTTAAACTAACACACATTGAAAAATTAATTATCCGTTTTATTGAAACTAAACCGAGAAAATTTGTTGAGCAAACGATTAATGAACTTGCTGCAACTTTATTTATTAGTGTAGGAACAATTACACAATTAACGAAAAAACTTGGGTTTAACAATTTTAAGGAACTTAAAAAGTTTGTTATTGAATGACTTAAGCTCGAAAAAGAAAATAATTTATACAATGAAAATGATCAAATTGAAAATATAAATCTTCTTTATGCTCATAGCATTGAAAAAACTTTGGCAATTCTTGATGTAGCACAAATCGATAGAATTGTTGATTCAATGTTAGAAAAAGAGAAAATTATTTCTTTTGGGGTAGGATCTTCTTTAACTGTTGCAACAGAATTTGCAAATAGTCTCCGTAATTTGCATTTAAATAGTTTTACTGCAAATTCAATTTCAGAAATTGCATCTTGAGTTGATAAGTCAACAAATACTTGCTTATTTATTTTTTCAGCCTCAATGACTTCAAAAGACGTAATCGCAATTTCTAAATTGCTAAAACAGCAACAAATTCATACAATTTTTATAACTTCAAATATTGATTTAGAACAAAACCATAGTTCTGAAGTTGTCTATTTTGATGCTTTAGAGCAAAATAACAGCGCTTTTTCCGTTGGATCGAAAATTGCTCAACTTTTTATCGCGGATTTAATCACCTTAAAGGCTCAATGCAAACTAAATTCTTCTCGTTCTGATTTTTTCAACGAATTTAGGCGTGTTTGGTATAAAAAAATTAAGTCTGATTAA